One Aegilops tauschii subsp. strangulata cultivar AL8/78 chromosome 7, Aet v6.0, whole genome shotgun sequence genomic window carries:
- the LOC109776572 gene encoding UDP-glycosyltransferase 73C6-like — translation MSKHMQAAKQSLSSACLSAYIAAKQQQLHGLSMFTLSMYERRTTRLGPYMLPNTPFVFVPLMFQGHVIPAVGTALLLATHCVLASVVATPYNAARIRPTIDFARKSGLPIRLVEFPLDCVAEGLPEGADDVDKIPLGLEVNYFRALTLLTHLRTHPPYPTCIVSDFYHAWTVQVAANLKVSRLCFFSMCAFCVLCQHNVERYNSYEGVADDNEPVVGPGVERRIEVTRAQAPGILRALWFEKIADEIELALVEADGIVMNSFMEMEPEYVTGYAAARKMEVWTTGPVSLYHQHAATLANRGNTTTAIDTDESLRWLDDKEPSTVVYFSFGSIVHADPKQVVELGLGLEASGHPFVWFLKNPDQYGEDVCEFLWDLEERVAGRGMLIRGWSPQVLILNHAAVGGFVTHCGWNSTLEAIAAGLPVMTWPHFSDQFLNEKLAVEVLGIGVSVRIKEPLMWVAKKKIVVGREVVEATVRSIMDGGGKGKERRRKALSLSEKARTAVQKGGSSLGNLLDLIKHFEVDAGGCPAVQKDA, via the coding sequence ATGTCTAAACACATGCAGGCTGCCAAACAAAGTCTCAGCTCAGCATGTCTCAGCGCATACATCGCCGCCAAACAACAGCAACTGCATGGACTCAGCATGTTTACACTGAGCATGTATGAGAGGAGAACAACTAGGCTAGGTCCATACATGCTACCAAACACACCCTTTGTGTTCGTCCCGCTCATGTTCCAGGGGCACGTGATTCCGGCTGTGGGCACCGCGCTGCTGCTGGCCACCCACTGCGTGCTCGCCAGCGTCGTCGCCACGCCGTACAACGCCGCGCGCATCCGCCCGACCATCGACTTCGCGCGGAAGTCCGGCCTGCCGATCCGGCTCGTCGAGTTCCCGCTCGACTGCGTCGCGGAGGGCTTGCCCGAGGGAGCCGACGACGTTGACAAGATCCCACTTGGCCTCGAGGTGAACTACTTCCGCGCCCTGACGCTCCTCACCCACCTCCGCACGCACCCGCCGTACCCGACGTGCATCGTGTCCGACTTCTACCACGCGTGGACCGTGCAGGTCGCCGCCAATCTCAAGGTCTCGCGTCTCTGCTTCTTCAGCATGTGCGCCTTCTGCGTCCTGTGCCAGCACAACGTCGAGAGGTACAACTCCTATGAAGGCGTAGCCGACGACAATGAGCCGGTGGTCGGGCCCGGCGTGGAGAGGAGAATCGAGGTGACGAGGGCGCAAGCCCCCGGGATCTTACGGGCGCTCTGGTTCGAGAAGATAGCCGATGAAATCGAGTTGGCGCTAGTAGAGGCTGATGGCATTGTCATGAACTCCTTCATGGAGATGGAGCCAGAGTACGTCACTGGCTACGCGGCCGCCAGGAAGATGGAGGTGTGGACCACCGGGCCGGTGTCCTTGTATCACCAGCACGCCGCGACACTAGCAAACAGAGGGAACACCACCACCGCCATCGACACCGACGAGTCTCTCCGGTGGCTCGACGATAAGGAGCCCAGTACCGTCGTCTACTTCAGCTTCGGGAGCATCGTACATGCTGACCCGAAGCAGGTCGTCGAGCTTGGACTCGGGCTCGAGGCATCAGGGCACCCGTTCGTCTGGTTTCTGAAGAACCCCGACCAGTATGGCGAGGATGTGTGCGAGTTTCTATGGGACCTCGAAGAGCGCGTCGCCGGACGTGGGATGCTGATCAGAGGGTGGTCGCCGCAGGTGCTTATCCTGAACCATGCCGCGGTGGGCGGCTTCGTGACGCACTGTGGATGGAACTCGACACTGGAGGCCATCGCGGCCGGGCTACCGGTCATGACATGGCCGCACTTCTCGGACCAGTTCTTGAATGAGAAGCTAGCTGTGGAGGTGCTCGGAATTGGTGTGAGCGTCAGGATCAAGGAGCCGTTGATGTGGGTGGCGAAGAAGAAGATCGTGGTGGGGAGAGAGGTGGTGGAGGCCACCGTCAGGAGCATCATGGACGGGGGAGgaaagggaaaggagagaaggAGGAAAGCACTGTCTCTCTCGGAGAAGGCAAGGACGGCCGTGCAAAAGGGCGGGTCATCACTTGGCAACCTGCTAGATCTGATCAAGCATTTCGAGGTGGACGCGGGAGGTTGCCCGGCCGTGCAGAAGGACGCGTAA